The Caldisericum sp. genome includes a region encoding these proteins:
- a CDS encoding amino acid ABC transporter permease gives MIFDISVLNLSNILYVLKGIFWTIFLTFVSIGLGLVLGSILAFGEVYLPPPFSYFFRAVGEILRGIPLMLLFLLLYFGFNLGMALSAILGLGLRSASYQGQIFRSSLEAISAGQLHAGLSLGMTKFQVFKEILVPQAIRIMIPGWTNEFITVLKDTSIAFVLGVMDIMTRADFIARSVGRYLEIYIFIALVYFVLVKISMSSLNNLYERIRIPGLGEKR, from the coding sequence ATGATTTTTGATATAAGCGTTTTAAACCTTTCGAACATACTTTATGTGTTGAAGGGGATATTCTGGACAATTTTCCTTACATTCGTAAGTATTGGTTTGGGATTGGTTTTGGGAAGCATCCTTGCATTTGGGGAGGTATATTTGCCTCCCCCGTTTTCTTATTTCTTTAGAGCTGTTGGTGAAATTTTAAGAGGGATTCCTTTAATGCTTCTATTCCTTCTTCTTTATTTTGGATTTAACCTTGGTATGGCACTGTCTGCAATTTTAGGGCTTGGGCTTAGAAGTGCTTCTTACCAGGGGCAGATATTCAGGAGTTCCCTTGAAGCAATAAGCGCAGGGCAATTACATGCAGGGCTATCTTTAGGGATGACAAAGTTTCAGGTCTTTAAGGAGATTTTAGTTCCGCAAGCTATAAGAATAATGATTCCTGGCTGGACAAACGAGTTTATAACAGTCCTAAAGGACACTTCAATTGCCTTTGTGCTTGGTGTAATGGATATAATGACGAGAGCAGACTTTATTGCCCGTTCTGTTGGAAGGTATCTTGAAATCTACATTTTTATAGCGCTTGTTTACTTTGTCCTCGTGAAAATTTCGATGAGCAGCCTTAACAACTTATATGAGAGAATTCGAATTCCAGGTTTAGGAGAAAAAAGATGA
- a CDS encoding basic amino acid ABC transporter substrate-binding protein — MKKVLALFLVLLLLVPLFSGCAKKESVLRVGTSADYPPFEYVDEKTKEFVGFDLDLMRLLGKKMGYDKVEIVNMDFDTIIPSLQADKIDVGAACITITDERLQQADAVPYLSTGQVMIVKKDSTFEPKTFEDLSGHKIGVQKGTTGEEAIDKAIADGKIKNANVMRYTSAVLAITDLQNGNVDVVVTDAPVATYYTQKQEFKVTGELTKEEAGLFVKKGNTELKSKLEKALSEVKGTQDWTDLINKYFGG, encoded by the coding sequence ATGAAGAAAGTATTAGCGTTATTTTTAGTGCTTTTGCTTTTAGTACCGCTCTTTTCTGGCTGTGCAAAAAAGGAGAGTGTGCTACGGGTTGGGACTTCTGCTGACTATCCACCTTTTGAGTATGTTGATGAGAAGACAAAGGAATTTGTTGGTTTTGACCTTGACCTTATGAGGCTTTTGGGAAAGAAGATGGGTTACGATAAAGTAGAGATTGTAAATATGGACTTTGATACTATCATCCCATCGCTTCAGGCTGACAAAATTGATGTAGGAGCCGCATGCATAACAATTACAGATGAAAGGCTTCAACAGGCAGATGCAGTGCCCTATCTTTCAACAGGACAGGTAATGATTGTAAAGAAAGATTCCACTTTTGAGCCAAAGACATTCGAGGACTTAAGCGGACACAAAATTGGAGTTCAGAAAGGGACTACAGGTGAAGAGGCGATTGACAAGGCAATTGCTGATGGCAAAATTAAGAATGCAAATGTAATGAGATATACTTCAGCTGTCCTTGCAATAACAGACCTGCAAAACGGCAATGTTGATGTCGTTGTAACTGATGCACCTGTTGCAACCTACTACACTCAAAAGCAGGAATTCAAGGTAACAGGCGAACTTACAAAAGAGGAAGCAGGGCTTTTCGTAAAGAAAGGGAACACAGAACTCAAATCAAAACTCGAAAAAGCCCTTTCAGAGGTTAAAGGGACACAGGATTGGACAGACCTTATAAACAAATACTTTGGCGGGTAA
- a CDS encoding sigma-70 family RNA polymerase sigma factor: protein MEEKELIERLKKGDRNAKEILVRTTQDFLFNSVLQVCHDRALAEDVVLDAYLYAFKYIKNFKGESSIKTWLYRIARNTLYKHLNRIQNVEYRDDVSKLKDEKASFLESDTKELLYEALEKLDIDEREIITLVDVEGLSYEEVSEILGVPLGTVKSRLARVRDKLRAILKDMGYF, encoded by the coding sequence ATGGAGGAGAAAGAATTAATAGAGCGCCTGAAAAAAGGAGACCGAAACGCAAAGGAAATACTTGTAAGGACAACGCAAGATTTCTTGTTTAACTCAGTCCTTCAGGTTTGCCACGACCGAGCACTTGCTGAGGATGTTGTTTTGGATGCCTACCTTTATGCCTTTAAATACATTAAAAACTTTAAAGGTGAATCCTCAATAAAAACATGGCTTTACAGAATTGCAAGAAATACTTTATACAAGCACTTAAACAGGATACAAAATGTTGAATATAGGGATGACGTAAGCAAATTGAAGGATGAGAAAGCATCTTTTCTTGAAAGCGACACAAAAGAATTGCTATACGAGGCTTTAGAGAAACTTGATATTGATGAAAGGGAGATTATAACATTAGTCGATGTTGAGGGACTTTCTTACGAAGAAGTTTCTGAAATTTTAGGTGTGCCTCTGGGAACGGTTAAGTCGAGACTTGCAAGAGTAAGAGACAAGTTGCGGGCTATTTTAAAAGATATGGGATATTTTTAA